In one Nicotiana sylvestris chromosome 8, ASM39365v2, whole genome shotgun sequence genomic region, the following are encoded:
- the LOC104246801 gene encoding protodermal factor 1 yields the protein MVKEKNMQTSLILWAAVAALLSQNLLIPVMSTATFEEQKTDHSPDPNIRSPRSSPTSPSHGSGGGSRTPSSQGGSGRTPPANCGNPPSRGGRRSPTPPPPSGGRGGGYYPSPPTSAGTPPSTPSTPTPPTTPIIGPGTPSTPGVSVPPPPFDPNSPPSRGGYYPSPPTYGGTPPSIPTPSTPSTPTIVTPPTTPIIGPGTPSIPGISTPSAPFDPYSPPSGGYIYPSPPTFGGSPPSFPTPSTPGFPTILTPPTTPIIDPGIPSTPGIYIPPPLFDPNSPPFPLDYWRTNPALIWGLFGWWATVGSAFGVAGAPGFGGNLNLLQALSNPRADGVGELYREGTASLLNSMGSKNFAYSTKQVRDSFVAALSSDKAAAAQARIFKLANEGRLKPKT from the exons ATGGTGAAGGAGAAAAACATGCAAACTTCTCTAATCCTGTGGGCTGCAGTTGCCGCTTTGCTCTCACAGAATTTGCTCATTCCTGTCATGTCTACTGCAACGTTTGAAGAACAAAAAACCGATCACTCTCCGGACCCAAATATCAGAAGTCCAAGAT CTTCGCCAACATCTCCATCACATGGCTCAGGAGGCGGCTCAAGAACACCATCCTCTCAAGGAGGCAGTGGTCGAACACCGCCTGCTAATTGTGGTAATCCTCCAAGTAGAGGGGGGCGTCGTAGTCCCACTCCGCCTCCTCCTTCTGGAGGTCGTGGAGGTGGTTACTATCCATCCCCTCCAACTTCTGCTGGAACTCCTCCAAGTACTCCCTCCACACCTACCCCACCAACTACTCCTATCATTGGCCCAGGCACGCCAAGCACTCCTGGCGTCTCCGTACCACCACCTCCATTTGACCCAAATTCACCACCTTCTAGGGGTGGTTACTATCCCTCCCCTCCAACTTATGGTGGAACTCCTCCAAGTATTCCTACACCTAGCACCCCGTCCACACCAACCATTGTAACCCCACCAACTACTCCTATCATTGGCCCTGGCACTCCGAGCATTCCTGGGATATCCACACCTTCAGCTCCATTTGACCCCTATTCACCACCTTCGGGCGGCTACATCTATCCCTCCCCTCCAACTTTTGGGGGAAGCCCTCCAAGTTTTCCCACACCTAGTACCCCCGGTTTTCCCACAATTCTAACCCCACCAACTACTCCAATCATCGACCCAGGCATTCCAAGCACCCCTGGTATTTACATACCTCCACCTCTATTTGATCCCAACTCACCACCTTTCCCACTTGA TTACTGGAGGACAAACCCGGCTCTAATATGGGGTTTGTTTGGCTGGTGGGCAACTGTTGGTAGTGCATTTGGTGTGGCTGGTGCTCCAGGGTTCGGGGGAAACTTGAACCTGCTGCAAGCACTTTCAAACCCTCGTGCCGATGGCGTTGGGGAACTCTACAGGGAAGGAACAGCTTCTTTGCTGAACTCCATGGGGAGCAAGAATTTCGCTTACAGTACCAAACAAGTTAGGGATAGTTTTGTTGCAGCACTCAGTTCAGACAAGGCTGCAGCAGCTCAGGCGCGGATATTCAAGTTAGCCAACGAGGGTCGACTCAAGCCCAAAACTTGA
- the LOC104246802 gene encoding uncharacterized protein, which produces MFSGMLERGKMVLKLPNIVQNKRLPIVIAFFLFISVLYLVLYRENGEKPGSSSEILNQNWDNFSSVVKLDPIVEFRNGTDMIWQIPDSPKAILFLAHGCDGKAANFWDRSSKCPNCVGLPEERLLTLNALARKFAVIAVSSAEACWSFKEERFVVKDIIEWWIAKQKLQHLPLVALGASSGGYFVSILATDLRFSSITVMIIEGLYDQMEIPESYPPTLFVHMPKDKSRMQKLERFAILLKGKGIDVAEVKCLEFPLSPNLFADRIPGIDVATSAKLFNLFQEKGFVDKNGFMTNDGRDIHWNKTLQERGIVLPDKSLAKHIEEEMNLAFAFHEMTSMQSEQIFNWFETHLS; this is translated from the exons ATGTTTTCAG GCATGCTCGAACGAGGAAAGATGGTATTGAAACTACCGAATATTGTCCAAAATAAACGACTGCCTATTGTGATTGCATTTTTTCTCTTCATTTCTGTTTTATACTTGGTTTTGTATCGAGAAAATGGAGAAAAACCCGGTTCATCATCTGAGATATTAAACCAGAATTGGGATAACTTTAGCTCTGTGGTTAAGTTAGACCCCATAGTAGAGTTCAGGAATGGCACAGATATGATATGGCAAATCCCTGACTCACCTAAAGCAATTCTTTTTCTTGCACATGGTTGTGATGGTAAAGCAGCTAACTTTTGGGATAGATCATCTAAGTGCCCGAATTGTGTCGGTCTACCTGAAGAGAGGCTTCTTACACTTAATGCTTTAGCTAGGAAATTTGCAGTTATCGCGGTATCAAGTGCTGAGGCGTGCTGGTCGTTCAAAGAGGAAAGATTTGTCGTCAAAGATATTATTGAGTGGTGGATTGCTAAACAAAAGCTTCAACATTTGCCTCTTGTAGCTTTGGGTGCTTCCTCTGGAGGATACTTTGTTTCAATTCTCGCGACTGATTTAAGATTTAGTAGCATCACGGTCATGATTATCGAAGGATTGTATGATCAAATGGAGATTCCAGAGAGTTATCCGCCCACCCTTTTTGTGCACATGCCAAAAGATAAGAGTAGGATGCAGAAACTAGAACGATTCGCGATACTCCTGAAGGGAAAAGGCATTGATGTTGCAGAAGTTAAATGCTTGGAGTTTCCTTTGTCGCCTAATCTGTTTGCTGATAGAATCCCTGGTATTGATGTTGCTACCTCGGCGAAGTTGTTTAATCTATTCCAGGAAAAAGGTTTCGTTGATAAGAATGGTTTCATGACAAATGATGGGCGTGATATACATTGGAACAAGACTCTCCAAGAGAGAGGGATTGTTCTCCCGGATAAGTCCTTAGCAAAGCACATTGAAGAGGAAATGAACCTTGCATTTGCTTTTCATGAAATGACCAGCATGCAATCTGAGCAAATCTTCAACTGGTTTGAGACTCATTTGAGCTAA
- the LOC104246804 gene encoding zinc finger BED domain-containing protein RICESLEEPER 1-like → MEIAEEAVIVNSSRLKSVVWNDFDRVKKGDTFVAICRHCKRKLSGSSTSGTSHLRNHLIRCRRRSNHDISQLLTRGKKKEGTLAISNFSFDQEQRKAEAVSIVRTKFEQGHTRDGLLNNGINFDNRRSRLDLARMIILHGYPLSMVEHIGFRIFVRNLQPLFDIATFDGVEADCREIYLMERQKVYEELDKLPGKISLSADTWTANGDAEYLCLTAHYIDDSWQLKKKILNFLTTDPSQTEDMLSEVIMTSLRNWDIDRKLFSVTFDNYSTYDKIVSRIREQLCQHRFLYCDGQLFDTRCAANVVKLMVQDTLETASPLIHKVRESIRYVRSSQANQEKFTEMAQIVGVDCKKRLNLDNSFYWNTTYIMIETALEYKDAFPLLQEHDSGYGMCPSATEWDRISAIASFLKLFVEVSSVFAGSKYPTANTYFPEICDIHLQLIEWCQNSDDFVNSLALKLKSRFDEYWKKCSLALAIAAILDPRYKMKLVEYYYPQIYGDSAPDCINIVSDCMKALYNGHAIYSPLAPNGQAEASQVGGNNDRLTGYDKFIYETSQSNNIKSDLDKYLEEPLFPRKADFSILNWWKVHTPRYPILSMMARNILGMPMSKASLEFVFNTGNKALEQYRSSLRSDTLQALMCAQDWMRDEFEDSRASSSTVTLALCYDAK, encoded by the exons ATGGAGATAGCTGAGGAAGCAGTTATAGTGAATTCTAGTAGACTAAAATCTGTTGTGTGGAATGATTTTGATAGAGTAAAAAAAGGTGATACTTTTGTGGCTATCTGTAGGCACTGTAAAAGGAAACTTAGCGGGTCTAGCACCAGTGGGACTTCACATTTGAGAAATCATTTGATCAGATGTCGTAGGAGATCAAACCATGACATAAGTCAGTTGCTTACACGGGGAAAGAAAAAGGAGGGAACCCTTGCCATCTCGAATTTTAGTTTTGATCAAGAGCAGAGGAAGGCTGAAGCAGTCAGCATTGTGAGGACTAAGTTTGAACAAGGACACACAAGAGATGGGTTACTCAACAATGGGATTAACTTTGATAATAGGCGAAGCCGGCTTGATCTTGCTCGCATGATCATATTACATGGCTATCCTTTGTCTATGGTTGAACATATTGGTTTCCGTATATTTGTCAGAAATCTTCAACCTTTATTTGACATTGCAACATTTGATGGAGTTGAGGCTGACTGCAGGGAAATTTATCTGATGGAGAGACAGAAAGTATATGAAGAATTGGACAAATTGCCTGGGAAAATCAGCCTTAGTGCTGATACATGGACTGCTAATGGCGATGCTGAATACTTGTGTTTGACAGCGCATTACATAGATGACTCTTggcagctgaaaaagaagattCTGAATTTTTTAACAACTGATCCTTCCCAAACAGAAGACATGCTTTCAGAAGTTATCATGACTAGTCTGAGAAATTGGGATATTGACAGGAAATTGTTTTCTGTGACATTTGATAACTACTCGACATATGACAAAATTGTAAGTAGAATCAGAGAGCAGCTTTGCCAGCACAGGTTTCTTTACTGTGACGGCCAATTATTTGATACACGCTGTGCAGCTAATGTTGTCAAGTTGATGGTCCAAGATACCTTAGAAACAGCAAGCCCGCTAATCCACAAGGTCCGGGAAAGTATTCGGTATGTTCGAAGTTCACAGGCAAACCAGGAAAAGTTCACTGAGATGGCTCAAATTGTTGGGGTCGATTGCAAGAAGCGCTTGAATCTTGATAATTCATTTTATTGGAACACAACATATATCATGATTGAAACTGCTTTGGAGTACAAAGATGCATTTCCCCTTTTGCAAGAACATGATTCTGGGTATGGAATGTGTCCATCTGCCACAGAGTGGGATAGAATAAGTGCCATTGCTAGCTTCCTAAAGCTCTTTGTTGAAGTTTCCAGTGTTTTTGCAGGAAGCAAGTATCCTACTGCAAATACATACTTTCCAGAGATCTGTGATATTCATTTGCAGTTGATTGAGTGGTGTCAAAACTCAGATGATTTTGTTAATTCTTTGGCTCTAAAGTTGAAAAGCAGATTTGATGAGTACTGGAAAAAATGTAGCTTGGCTTTGGCAATTGCAGCCATCTTAGACCCACGATACAAGATGAAATTGGTTGAATACTATTATCCTCAAATATATGGTGATAGTGCTCCAGACTGTATTAATATTGTTTCAGATTGTATGAAGGCTCTGTATAATGGCCATGCTATTTACTCACCATTAGCTCCTAATGGTCAAGCTGAAGCATCTCAAGTTGGTGGTAATAATGATCGGCTGACAGGGTACGACAAATTCATCTATGAGACCTCACAGAGCAACAACATAAAATCAGATTTGGATAAATACTTGGAAGAGCCGCTTTTCCCTAGAAAAGCCGATTTTAGCATATTAAACTGGTGGAAGGTTCACACTCCAAGGTATCCTATTCTGTCCATGATGGCACGGAATATTCTTGGAATGCCTATGTCAAAAGCTTCATTAGAGTTTGTATTCAACACTGGGAATAAAGCTCTTGAACAGTATCGCAGTTCGCTAAGATCAGATACCTTGCAAGCTTTGATGTGTGCCCAGGACTGGATGCGTGATGAGTTTGAAG ATTCAAGGGCTTCATCGAGCACCGTTACTCTGGCCCTATGCTATGATGCAAAATAA
- the LOC104246805 gene encoding HVA22-like protein f — MGALGTIAKSLNGLIGPGVELLYPLYSSMRAIESPSPLDDQQWLTYWVLYSFITLFELSCWKILQWLPFWPYIKLVCCMWLVLPIFNGAAYIHENFIRRHVKVGSQISSTYPENQRKALQMMSLDARKAVERYIEKYGPDAFDKVVKAAEREAKKH; from the exons ATGGGTGCTCTTGGAACTATTGCTAAGAGTTTGAATGGGCTAATCGG CCCTGGAGTGGAGCTTCTTTATCCTTT GTATTCTTCTATGCGAGCAATTGAGAGCCCTTCACCACTAGATGATCAACAATGGCTAACCTATTGGGTTCTCTACTCATTTATAACTCTTTTTGAGTTATCTTGCTGGAAAATCCTCCAATG GCTTCCATTTTGGCCATACATCAAGCTTGTATGTTGTATGTGGTTGGTGCTACCAATTTTCAATGGAGCAGCTTATATACATGAGAATTTTATAAGAAGACATGTTAAAGTTGGGAGTCAAATTAGCTCAACTTatcctgaaaatcaaagaaagGCTCTTCAAATGATGAGCTTAGATGCAAGAAAAGCAGTTGAGAGATACATAGAAAAATATGGACCTGATGCCTTTGATAAGGTCGTCAAAGCG GCGGAAAGAGAAGCAAAGAAACACTGA
- the LOC104246806 gene encoding receptor like protein 29-like, whose product MYPFALSLFPLLLLLMFIFSFLSIPSISTNQHANNKNLPQPITNMESQELEILFKIMESMSSDQNWRISHPNPCKQSSSWLGIECKKSNIDNMFHVTRLDFGTNPNPTCKNTSTFPSQIFQLPNLESIFFIQCFTYIKTRMTFPKTRILSLSLQQLSLRSNPSLFGSIPPQISLLKSLQILTLSQNNLVGQIPLEIFTLSSLVHLDLSYNKFTSKIHDQIGNFKNLVGLDLSYNNFIGPIPNTIGQLGTLQKLDLSSNSFTGKIPESIENLHSLIFLALSNNKLSGNFPKGLIKLQSLQYFLMDDNPMFISLPVEFSQLKKLQELRLSTSGYSGKIPSSYSKLLNLSTLSLQNNRLTGEIPVEFSSFSHMYHLNLSRNFLDGVVPFNSSFLKRLGRNLDLSGNPGLCFNPPEANGVYVGVNICGRNKNSSIIMPLKKSEASYGVMKSFFLMFVLCTMALYYLLFFV is encoded by the coding sequence ATGTATCCATTTGCACTCTCTTTGTTTCCTTTGCTTCTACTCCTCATGTTCATCTTCTCATTTCTTTCTATCCCTTCTATCTCAACCAATCAACATGCAAATAACAAGAATCTCCCACAGCCAATTACTAACATGGAATCCCAAGAACTTGAAATCCTTTTCAAGATTATGGAATCCATGTCTTCTGATCAAAATTGGAGAATTTCCCATCCAAATCCATGTAAACAAAGTTCATCTTGGCTTGGAATAGAGTGCAAAAAAAGTAATATTGATAACATGTTTCATGTTACTAGGCTTGATTTTGGTACAAATCCAAACCCCACATGCAAAAATACATCAACTTTCCCTTCACAAATTTTTCAACTCCCAAATCTTGAATCTATTTTCTTTATTCAATGTTTCACATATATCAAAACAAGAATGACTTTTCCAAAAACAAGAATTCTAAGCCTTTCACTCCAACAACTTAGTCTAAGATCAAATCCTTCACTTTTTGGTTCAATCCCACCTCAAATATCACTACTAAAATCACTTCAAATTCTTACTTTGTCACAAAACAATCTTGTTGGTCAAATTCCTTTAGAAATCTTTACCTTGAGTTCACTTGTACATCTTGATTTAAGCTACAACAAGTTTACAAGCAAAATCCATGACCAAATTGGTAATTTCAAGAATCTTGTTGGCTTAGATTTAAGCTACAACAATTTCATTGGTCCAATTCCTAACACAATTGGCCAACTTGGTACACTTCAAAAGCTTGACTTAAGTTCTAATTCATTCACTGGAAAAATTCCAGAGAGTATAGAAAATCTACATTCTTTGATTTTCTTGGCTTTAAGTAACAATAAATTAAGTGggaattttcctaaaggtttaaTTAAGTTGCAGAGTTTACAATATTTTCTTATGGATGATAATCCAATGTTTATTTCATTACCAGTTGAGTTCAGTCAGCTGAAAAAACTTCAAGAATTGAGACTTTCAACTTCTGGTTATTCAGGAAAAATACCATCAAGTTATTCAAAACTCTTGAATTTAAGCACATTGTCATTACAAAATAATCGATTAACGGGCGAAATTCCAGTTGAATTTTCTAGTTTTTCACATATGTATCACTTGAATTTGAGCAGAAATTTTTTGGATGGTGTTGTTCCATTTAATTCAAGTTTCTTGAAAAGACTTGGTAGGAATTTGGACTTAAGTGGAAATCCAGGGCTTTGTTTTAATCCACCTGAGGCAAATGGAGTTTATGTTGGAGTTAATATTTGTGGGAGAAACAAAAATAGTTCTATAATTATGCCATTGAAGAAATCTGAAGCTTCATATGGAGTAATGAAGTCATTTTTTCTTATGTTTGTTTTGTGTACTATGGCTTTGTATTATTTGTTGTTCTTTGTTTAG